One part of the Pandoraea faecigallinarum genome encodes these proteins:
- a CDS encoding tautomerase family protein yields MPIVHINLVEGRDDATVKACVKAVARTVHETLGAPLESIRVYATQVPAAHWAVGERTKDEPAAPAKAGA; encoded by the coding sequence ATGCCGATCGTACATATCAATCTGGTGGAAGGTCGCGACGACGCCACCGTGAAGGCCTGCGTGAAGGCCGTGGCCCGCACCGTGCACGAAACGCTCGGCGCGCCGCTCGAATCGATTCGCGTCTACGCCACGCAAGTGCCCGCTGCGCACTGGGCGGTGGGCGAGCGCACCAAGGATGAGCCGGCCGCGCCGGCCAAGGCAGGCGCGTGA